One Malaclemys terrapin pileata isolate rMalTer1 chromosome 9, rMalTer1.hap1, whole genome shotgun sequence DNA window includes the following coding sequences:
- the CCNB3 gene encoding G2/mitotic-specific cyclin-B3 isoform X1 encodes MVVRCAWAEKMPVPRNSKTTGSKQLRPGKAGAVENVRPEKEESFQAKRSPSSPQGAPKKRSAFGDITNAHKNQAGLRKKDAAKAGPRKAQKGTAALGVLKNNEINFKKSTRKTPPAEVPVDPKLVPKNDPVPEEPAPTQVPAIEDIDKEQLGDPYASAEYAKEIFNYMKEREEKFLLPNYMENQHDISRDMRAILVDWMVEVQENFELNHETLYLAVKLVDHYLVEVVSMRDKLQLIGSTAILIASKFEERCPPCVDDFLYICDDAYKREELIAMEMSILRTLKFDINVPIPYRFLRRFAKCTHASMETLTLARFICEMTLPEYDYVQESASKLAASCLLLALKMKSLGGWNPTLEYYSGYSSQELHPLVKRLNFLLTYQHDDKLKAVRTKYSHRVFFEVAKSAPMDMLKLEVALKS; translated from the exons ATGGTCGTTAG GTGTGCTTGGGCAGAGAAGATGCCAGTGCCACGCAACTCCAAGACCACAGGCAGTAAACAGCTACGGCCTGGCAAAGCAGGAGCAGTGGAAAATGTCAGACCCGAGAAG GAGGAGAGCTTTCAAGCAAAGAGGTCCCCGTCCTCACCCCAGGGGGCACCCAAGAAGAGGTCAGCCTTCGGAGACATCACTAAT GCTCACAAGAACCAGGCTGGCCTGAGGAAGAAGGATGCTGCGAAGGCAGGTCCCAGGAAGGCGCAGAAGGGCACAGCTGCTCTGGGGGTCTTGAAGAACAATGAGATCAACTTTAAAAA GTCAACAAGGAAAACTCCCCCAGCTGAGGTGCCTGTTGATCCCAAACTGGTTCCCAAAAATGACCCGGTGCCGGAGGAGCCAGCACCCACACAG GTGCCTGCCATTGAGGACATTGACAAGGAGCAGCTGGGAGACCCGTACGCCAGCGCCGAGTACGCCAAGGAGATCTTCAATTACATGAAGGAGAGAGAG GAGAAGTTCTTGCTCCCAAACTACATGGAGAACCAGCACGACATCAGCAGGGACATGAGAGCCATTCTGGTGGACTGGATGGTGGAGGTCCAG GAGAACTTTGAGCTGAACCATGAGACGCTGTACCTGGCAGTGAAGCTGGTGGATCACTACCTGGTGGAGGTGGTGAGCATGAGGGACAAGCTGCAGCTCATTGGTTCCACGGCCATCCTCATCGCTTCCAAGTTTGAG GAGCGCTGCCCCCCGTGTGTGGATGACTTCCTCTACATCTGTGACGATGCCTACaagagggaggagttgattgcCATGGAAATGAGTATCCTCCGCACGCTGAAGTTTGACATCAATGTTCCCATCCCATATCGCTTCCTGCGGAGGTTTGCCAAG TGCACTCACGCCAGCATGGAGACACTGACCCTGGCCCGCTTCATCTGCGAGATGACCTTGCCGGAGTATGACTATGTCCAGGAGAGCGCCTCCAAGCTGGCCGCCAGCTGCCTGCTCCTGGCCCTCAAGATGAAGAGCCTTGGCGGATGG AACCCCACACTGGAGTATTATAGCGGGTACAGCTCTCAGGAGCTCCATCCACTGGTGAAGAGGCTGAACTTCCTGCTGACCTACCAGCACGATGACAAGTTAAAGGCGGTGCGCACAAAGTACTCCCACCG GGTCTTCTTCGAAGTAGCCAAGAGTGCTCCCATGGACATGCTGAAGTTGGAGGTGGCTCTGAAGAGCTAG
- the CCNB3 gene encoding G2/mitotic-specific cyclin-B3 isoform X2 — protein MPVPRNSKTTGSKQLRPGKAGAVENVRPEKEESFQAKRSPSSPQGAPKKRSAFGDITNAHKNQAGLRKKDAAKAGPRKAQKGTAALGVLKNNEINFKKSTRKTPPAEVPVDPKLVPKNDPVPEEPAPTQVPAIEDIDKEQLGDPYASAEYAKEIFNYMKEREEKFLLPNYMENQHDISRDMRAILVDWMVEVQENFELNHETLYLAVKLVDHYLVEVVSMRDKLQLIGSTAILIASKFEERCPPCVDDFLYICDDAYKREELIAMEMSILRTLKFDINVPIPYRFLRRFAKCTHASMETLTLARFICEMTLPEYDYVQESASKLAASCLLLALKMKSLGGWNPTLEYYSGYSSQELHPLVKRLNFLLTYQHDDKLKAVRTKYSHRVFFEVAKSAPMDMLKLEVALKS, from the exons ATGCCAGTGCCACGCAACTCCAAGACCACAGGCAGTAAACAGCTACGGCCTGGCAAAGCAGGAGCAGTGGAAAATGTCAGACCCGAGAAG GAGGAGAGCTTTCAAGCAAAGAGGTCCCCGTCCTCACCCCAGGGGGCACCCAAGAAGAGGTCAGCCTTCGGAGACATCACTAAT GCTCACAAGAACCAGGCTGGCCTGAGGAAGAAGGATGCTGCGAAGGCAGGTCCCAGGAAGGCGCAGAAGGGCACAGCTGCTCTGGGGGTCTTGAAGAACAATGAGATCAACTTTAAAAA GTCAACAAGGAAAACTCCCCCAGCTGAGGTGCCTGTTGATCCCAAACTGGTTCCCAAAAATGACCCGGTGCCGGAGGAGCCAGCACCCACACAG GTGCCTGCCATTGAGGACATTGACAAGGAGCAGCTGGGAGACCCGTACGCCAGCGCCGAGTACGCCAAGGAGATCTTCAATTACATGAAGGAGAGAGAG GAGAAGTTCTTGCTCCCAAACTACATGGAGAACCAGCACGACATCAGCAGGGACATGAGAGCCATTCTGGTGGACTGGATGGTGGAGGTCCAG GAGAACTTTGAGCTGAACCATGAGACGCTGTACCTGGCAGTGAAGCTGGTGGATCACTACCTGGTGGAGGTGGTGAGCATGAGGGACAAGCTGCAGCTCATTGGTTCCACGGCCATCCTCATCGCTTCCAAGTTTGAG GAGCGCTGCCCCCCGTGTGTGGATGACTTCCTCTACATCTGTGACGATGCCTACaagagggaggagttgattgcCATGGAAATGAGTATCCTCCGCACGCTGAAGTTTGACATCAATGTTCCCATCCCATATCGCTTCCTGCGGAGGTTTGCCAAG TGCACTCACGCCAGCATGGAGACACTGACCCTGGCCCGCTTCATCTGCGAGATGACCTTGCCGGAGTATGACTATGTCCAGGAGAGCGCCTCCAAGCTGGCCGCCAGCTGCCTGCTCCTGGCCCTCAAGATGAAGAGCCTTGGCGGATGG AACCCCACACTGGAGTATTATAGCGGGTACAGCTCTCAGGAGCTCCATCCACTGGTGAAGAGGCTGAACTTCCTGCTGACCTACCAGCACGATGACAAGTTAAAGGCGGTGCGCACAAAGTACTCCCACCG GGTCTTCTTCGAAGTAGCCAAGAGTGCTCCCATGGACATGCTGAAGTTGGAGGTGGCTCTGAAGAGCTAG